The genomic window CGACGCCGCACGCTTATAGCGGGATGGTTCACATTTCACCCGCGGCGAAGGTGCCCGCATGGTATGGCAAAAATCACTTGGTGATGTTCGGGGAATACGTTCCCATTTTGCCGAGTCTCCCAGGCGTCCGTTCTCTCATTCCCGCGGGCTTGGGCGTTACGCCGGGGGATGGCCCCAGCGTCTTTACGGTCAACGACACAAACGTCGTGCCCTTGGTTTGTATCGAGACTGCGGTCGAACGGGTTGCGCTGAACCACATTGCGAACCTTCGCGATAATGCGGTCCGTGCGGATGTGATGGTGACCGTGACGAATGATGGTTGGTTTGATGATTCCAGTATCCTGGATCACCATCGCCGCTGTGCCCAATTGGTTGCGGTGGGAACGCGGCGTTCGGTATTGTCGTCGGCCAATAACGGTCCGACGGCGTGGATCGATAGCTGTGGCCGGTTGGTGGACGCGTTGCCCGCGGGGACGAACGGAGCGATCATCGCGACACCCCGCCGCGACCCGCGAACGAGTCTCTATGTTCGGATGGGGGATCTGCCTGCGAAATTGCTTGGGTTGGCGTGTTTGATCGTGTTGGGGGGGATGGTCTGGGAAGCGGTGGCGCGCCGTCTCCGTCATCGTCGAGGGCGAGCTACGGCCAAGCCCGGGGCCGATGCCGCCCCAACCGCCGCAGAGGCAATCCCTCCGCTGGACGCCTAAGCAGTTGCTGCCCCGCCCTATTGCTAAGTGATCTTGACTGCACCCCCCCCGAAGGGGATTCTTTCGGTTTGGGCTGCGTGGCGGGAGCGGTAAAACGGGGGAATGGATACGTGAGGGGCGTGTTTTAGCACATGTTAGGGGTGTGTGATCGCGTTCTTGGCACCGATGCGGAGGCTTCATCCTCCCCAAATCGAGCAATAATTAGTTCAATTTTGGGTTTGGTTGCACACGGTGACCGGGTTGTGGTTGTCGCGCTGGGGCAGTTTTGCTCACATACTACCCCGCGACGGTACTGATCGTACCGTCAACCCTCGTTTGCAGCTTGCATCCGGAACGCTCGAGCCCATGAAATCGGCGAACAGCGTTTGCACAAATGCCATAGGAAGTTAGACACATTGAGTGCCAATTGCATTGAATCCGATACGGCAATCGAATCGTGGCAAAATTCAGTTGCCGTTGGAAACGAAGTCCGGTCGTCCGAGGAACAGCATGCCTTGGATCGAGAGCTATTGATCGCCAGCCGTGAATTCGCGGTGGAGCAGCGCGCGAAGAGTTGGTGGCATCTAGGCACCACGCTTTTAGCCGTGCTGTTCTTTGCGAGTGTGGCCGGATTGGGACACGCGTGGTGGTTGCGAAGCCTCGCCAGCCTGCTGACCGGTTTGACATTGGTGCGGATGTTTATCCTCTATCACGACTATCAACATCACGCCATTTTGAAGCATTCCAGATTGGCTAACTGGATTCTGAGTCTGTATGGCAACTTGATGCTCACGCCCCCGAGTGCGTGGAAACATTCACACGATTATCACCATCACCACAATTCGAAGTTGTTTGGCGTCGACATTGGCTCGTTCCCAATCATGACGACCGAGAATTATCGAAAAGCATCCTGGTCAGACCGACTGGCTTACCGAATCTCACGTCATCCGCTGGTGATTTTGCTGGGCTACTTTCCCGTCTTCCTTTACGGCATGTGCATTTGCACCGCGCAGCGCGATCCACGCCGGCATTGGGACGCTTTCACCTCGCTATTGATTCATTTTGGTTTCATCGCAGGCTGTGTTTGGTTCAGCGGTTGGACGACAACGATGTTCGTCTTTTTGCTGCCCACTTGGATTGCCACCTGTGCGGGAACCTACTTGTTCTACATCCAGCACAATTTTCCCGATGCGAAGATTCGTGACGGCGAAGAATGGAGCTACACCCACGCGGCGTTGCAATCATCGAGTTTTCTCGATCTGGGTCCCGTGATGCACTGGATGACCGGTAACATTGGTTACCATCACGTGCATCATTTGAATGCGAAAATCCCTTTCTATCGGCTTCCCGAGGCAATGCGGGCGCTTCCACCGCTGCAAGCACCGAGAAAAACGTCCCTCAAGCTTCGCGACATCATCGCTTGTTTAAATTTGAAGCTTTGGGACGAAGAGCAAGATCGCTTGATTACGTACGCCGAAGCCAAGCTGTCGTAGCGGTCCCGCGGCGGCGAAGCGGGTGCTAGCTCGGTCGCCGATTGGCGGACGTTAAACGCAGCAGGCTGTATGGGGCATCGTCGACTTCGCGCGCTGCCGCGAGCACAAACACCGTTGCCCACAAGCGCCGTTGCTCGCAAACGCCTTCGCCCCCAACCACGATCGCCCGCGTGCTTCCCGTGGTGTGCTCTAGCATGACTCAGCGAGAACGACGCGCCGGAGGCGTCAAGCGATCAAGCATTTGCTTGGGCGGAAGCAGATCGAGCACGTCACGATCATGAGCATCCATTTGCTCGTAACGCTGCAGCAAGGTGCTGGCATCTTCCTCGCGAGACCATGCTTTTCGGCGCACCGTTTCCTCGGCCCAATAACGCAGCGTTACCGTTTCCATCATCGGATTGCGTGGGTCGCCGGCGATTGAATTGAGCAGGTCGCGATCGGTGTCTGACAAGATGATCTCGATCGACGATAACTCCGCGACCGTCAAGGGAGCGGGACGATCCTGTGCATTGCCGCTGGGCGGTGAGCCCCGCCCCGACGAGCCTGGGCCCGCTGAGCCTGGGCCCGCTGAGCCTGGACCCGCTGAGCCACGGCCTCCCGGCCCACGAGCAAAGCCAAAACGCCCGTTGCGCAAATCGCCGCGTCCCATATCGCCGAAAACGATCGCTCCAATCGTAATCATTTCAGCTCGTTTGGTGTCGGTGAATTGCGTCAAACGCGCGATCGAACGCGTCGTCGCCTGGTCTCCGTCGGCCAGTCGCTGTTTCAGGATTTGGTGCAGTGCGAAGGCAATTCGTTCGATCGAATCGTCCGACAAATTTAAACTCGATCGTTTGGAGACCGCATATTGCGTTTGATCGATCGCTTGTTTGATGGCCTCGCGTCGCTCTTCAATCTGGTCGGATTCGATCTTGTCACGCAGGTCGCTTGACAACGTCTCACGCCACGCCGAATACGCTTGCATTGTCTCTAGCATCGCGTCGGCGTCGGGTTGGGAGCGAACCGCATCGGCGGTCTCGCGTATGCGTTGCTGATCTGGCTCAGGCAGACTGGTGAATCGTTTCCAGCGAGAATCTAATTGCGCGCGTTCGACCAACGACAAGGTTTCGATCGCATCCTCGCGCTCGGACGTTTTGACGGTCGCAACCATTGCTTTGGGAGGCGACAAGTCGCCGATCTCTTTCATGGCCGTGATCATTTTTGTCCATGAATCATTCAAAGCCAAATCACGCATCAATTGCAAATCGCGGCCGTAGTAATAGGCGTCGATGTTCTCGGCAATCGCCAAATCTTCGAGTTGGGATTGGTAATCCGTGGCGCGGACCGCGTAGATCGATCCTGCCGCGACCAAGGCAGCAACCCCGCTGAGCAGCAACGTGATCAAGGGCCAGCGGAACCGAGTCACTGCGAAACGCGGTCGTGAGGTGTCGGCGTGGGGGATCGCAAGATCCGCGACCACCAACTCCAATGTCGACTCCACCAACTTTTCACACGGAGTGGTGCTGGGAAACTCGTCCAATAAATCCCAACCTTGCTGCAGTTCCTGCAACCGACGCCGCAATCCTTCCTCGGCCAACAGACGATCTTCGAGTCGGCTGCGCAGGTCACTCTCAAGCTCGCCATCGACATAGGCAACGAGCAACTCGTCGTCAGGGTCCAGCGGCGCGTCATCGGTCAGCAGTGTCGAGATCACGACTCCACCTCCTTGGTGATCAGCCCCGAGTCAACGTAGGGTTGAAGGATCTCTTTTAAGTTCACTCTCGCTCGGCTGAGTAACGACTTGACCGCTTTGGGGGTCAGTTCCATCGTTTCGGCAATTTCGATGTAACTCATGTTTTCAAAACGTGACAACATCAACGCCATTCGCTGGCGCTCGCTTAAGGACTGGACCGCTTGACGTACCATCTCGGCTCGCTCGCTTCCCTCGCTGAGGCGTGTTGGCATCAAACCGCTCGCTTCTAGCGCGGTGGATGCGAGTAGTTGGGCATCGCTCGGGGCATCACTGCCCCGAGGGGCATCCACCTCGTTGACTTCGCGGCGACGGGACAGCGTTCGAGTTGAATTCCGCGCCACATTACCTGCGATTGTAAATAACCATGTGGAAAATTTTGCGCCCGGTTCGTACCGCTTTCGAGCGCGATAAACGCGTAAAAAGATTTCTTGGGTCAAGTCCTCGGCCAATTGATGACTGGGGCCGAGCGTGTGCATCAATCGCACCAATCTTGCCTCGTATCGACGCACCAATTCTTCAAACGCTCCAGCGTCATCGTCGCGAACGCGCAGCATCAAACGAACGTCCGGATCGGACTGTTGATAACGCATCGCGGTGGAATCGCTAACTGCCAAACAAACGTTTCGAGAAAGAGAGGGCGTTACGGAAAAGAGAGGAACGGCGACCGCAGCAAACGGTTCTGTTTAGTCTAGTGTTTTAGGGATCAATGGGGATCGATACGATCATCCCCACTTCAATTAACCCGGATTTTAACCCGAAGTTTCGTGAAAACTTTGCCGCGCAATCGGGGCAGCATTCCGCAATGCTTGCGTTCGTTAACGCTTCGTCGGATTTTCAACCGCCGCGACTATTATTCAGTCGCGACCGCATTGGGCTCCGCCGTCCTGCTCTCGGCGTACCCATTTCTGGGGGTGAAGCGTGCCGAGGCCCGAAGTGCCAGCGTTTTATCCGCTAAAACGCTGTTCTTTTCGCTGGAAATGAGCTTTGTATCGTCGTCTGGTGCTTTGGCACACCCTTTGCCAATACCTCTGGATCAGCAGATTGATGAGGCATGTCGATGCCATTGGCGAAATTTTTTTGGCAAGTGGAGATAGGAGACTTTCGTGAGATTACAATGGAACGTTGCTGAAACTTATCCCCTCGCGTTCGAGCGATCCGGCCAGCCCGTTTGCGGCCTCACGCTCCAAAATCATACGCTCCAAAATCCTGCGCCCCAAAATCCTGCTTTTCAGAACCTTGACGCCGTTCCTGTCGTAAGGACGGTTCTCGATGCGACCGGTCATCGGGGAGTGTTTTTGTGAATCACACCAAGAAAATCAACCGTGCCTCTCGCAACGGTCAACGTGAACTTCCTTGGCAAGTTCCGTTTGCAGCCGCGGCACACCTCAATCACTGTCCGTCCCCCTCTTTTAAAAAAAACACTCGTGAACAGGAGGCGAGTGATCGAGAGCTGCAACCGCTCTCTGCTCAAGTCGATCGCGGACTTCGGGGACTGCGTTGGTTCCTGATGATGTTGGTCGGCGGCTGCCTCACGCTCGGAGCCATTGTTTGGTGGCGACTGCTCCATTGAGTCATCACCATCGGATCGCTTCGCTGTGTGTCCAGAAGAACTTTCGTTAGTCGTTTCGTTATCCCGGTACAAAGGATCAAACAGATGAAGTTAGATATCAGCAGCAATCGAATCGTGATTGGTAACTCCCTTCGCAACCACATTGAGGAACGGCTCAATCAATCGTTTCAAAGGTTGGAACGGTGGGTGCAAAAGGTTTCGATTTGTCTGGATGACATCAATGGTCCTCGCGGCGGAGTGTGCAAGCAATGTCGCGTCGTCGTGACGCTCAACGGCGTCGAGTCGGTGGTTGTCACCGAAACGGGGGACAGCGTAGGGGCGTCGTTATCCCAAGCGATTCGACGTGCCGGATATGCGCTGA from Novipirellula galeiformis includes these protein-coding regions:
- a CDS encoding fatty acid desaturase family protein, yielding MSANCIESDTAIESWQNSVAVGNEVRSSEEQHALDRELLIASREFAVEQRAKSWWHLGTTLLAVLFFASVAGLGHAWWLRSLASLLTGLTLVRMFILYHDYQHHAILKHSRLANWILSLYGNLMLTPPSAWKHSHDYHHHHNSKLFGVDIGSFPIMTTENYRKASWSDRLAYRISRHPLVILLGYFPVFLYGMCICTAQRDPRRHWDAFTSLLIHFGFIAGCVWFSGWTTTMFVFLLPTWIATCAGTYLFYIQHNFPDAKIRDGEEWSYTHAALQSSSFLDLGPVMHWMTGNIGYHHVHHLNAKIPFYRLPEAMRALPPLQAPRKTSLKLRDIIACLNLKLWDEEQDRLITYAEAKLS
- a CDS encoding anti-sigma factor family protein translates to MISTLLTDDAPLDPDDELLVAYVDGELESDLRSRLEDRLLAEEGLRRRLQELQQGWDLLDEFPSTTPCEKLVESTLELVVADLAIPHADTSRPRFAVTRFRWPLITLLLSGVAALVAAGSIYAVRATDYQSQLEDLAIAENIDAYYYGRDLQLMRDLALNDSWTKMITAMKEIGDLSPPKAMVATVKTSEREDAIETLSLVERAQLDSRWKRFTSLPEPDQQRIRETADAVRSQPDADAMLETMQAYSAWRETLSSDLRDKIESDQIEERREAIKQAIDQTQYAVSKRSSLNLSDDSIERIAFALHQILKQRLADGDQATTRSIARLTQFTDTKRAEMITIGAIVFGDMGRGDLRNGRFGFARGPGGRGSAGPGSAGPGSAGPGSSGRGSPPSGNAQDRPAPLTVAELSSIEIILSDTDRDLLNSIAGDPRNPMMETVTLRYWAEETVRRKAWSREEDASTLLQRYEQMDAHDRDVLDLLPPKQMLDRLTPPARRSR
- a CDS encoding RNA polymerase sigma factor encodes the protein MRYQQSDPDVRLMLRVRDDDAGAFEELVRRYEARLVRLMHTLGPSHQLAEDLTQEIFLRVYRARKRYEPGAKFSTWLFTIAGNVARNSTRTLSRRREVNEVDAPRGSDAPSDAQLLASTALEASGLMPTRLSEGSERAEMVRQAVQSLSERQRMALMLSRFENMSYIEIAETMELTPKAVKSLLSRARVNLKEILQPYVDSGLITKEVES
- a CDS encoding HPF/RaiA family ribosome-associated protein, with translation MKLDISSNRIVIGNSLRNHIEERLNQSFQRLERWVQKVSICLDDINGPRGGVCKQCRVVVTLNGVESVVVTETGDSVGASLSQAIRRAGYALKRRVKSKQHRRTKQVKRLHSDPIVLAASVVDSELGELAEPTELHKVE